One genomic window of Bactrocera dorsalis isolate Fly_Bdor chromosome 4, ASM2337382v1, whole genome shotgun sequence includes the following:
- the LOC105223586 gene encoding uncharacterized protein LOC105223586 has product MSRNCIAICLSVSLALNILLMLLPHAAGDDWSASCASNCTCKWTNGKKSAICSSLQLTTIPTTLSTELQVLVLNDNHIPYLNREEFTNLGLLNLQRIYLKKSEVQYVHKETFRNLKILVEIDLSDNKIEMIDKDTFMGNDRLRILYLNGNPLKKLVAYQFPILPHLRTLDLHNCLISYVDPMALANLNLLEFLYLKNNLLESLSEYVFQHMTNLKTLVLDENPWQCNCKLRKFRNWYVKSKLNSISLLCKGPPAQKDKQWENVDEEQFGCMPKVELFNNEDVQNIDIGSNTTFSCLVYGDPLPEVTWELNGKILDNDNVIFDAESISSDKLWSNLTVFNMTSLDAGTYACIGANVVGVATQNISIYLTEIVQHVLVKTPETFWYFGLIMGTFGTIFLLILFSFVVCLCKRTSRQRRHPKKSGVKPSVSFNDQEKKLLDLSITTTTADRGDSCIMDNNTTTTMSKTESVIGFEPIEIHATENMRANHNHHQLTHQQAHQQQLQHHHAHMAGAAGGGSGGATPNSMMAPNRQQLMAVADGSCSVVGIPTSMASGVGGSTHPSTIPEEFPLNVGVFPPPPEFCSNIVPNPAYGNIFISVSVTQDMLDGADISMYPDLLNIPKRQLNADGNTVQTGVSVTSGPVGGNTNATTTTMLPSGTTTAVNVSSFATLPRNHQRRGILKKDSSLQHQHSLQQQQQQTNLYPHDEIVSYHNLDTTYSQGYQEHQQQQQQQQQRQAYAANIVGLPPPPPPPATANLSTQCHHNQAAAAAVAAAINTKACAACIGTLSPPPPSCSTPPTTMDATPLRPLCKGGAGGTAASGNAGLKYDNMGRRITASGNSTLSLPDEADEECLEDETRFMEEACSIKQGQQQQDCQQQKPTAANATTASGNSKLVDAGGGAEYVSL; this is encoded by the exons ATGAGCAGAAATTGTATTGCAATTTGCTTGTCAG TTTCCCTTGCGCTCAACATTCTACTAATGTTGTTGCCACATGCAGCCGGCGATGATTGGTCGGCGAGTTGTGCCTCCAACTGTACCTGTAAGTGGACCAATGGCAAGAAGTCAGCCATCTGCAGCTCGTTGCAACTCACCACCATACCAACAACGCTGAGCACCGAACTACAAGTGCTCGTACTCAACGACAACCACATACCCTATCTGAATCGAGAGGAATTCACCAATTTGGGTCTGCTGAATCTGCAACGCATCTACCTGAAAAAGTCCGAGGTACAGTATGTACACAAAGAGACATTTCGCAATTTGAAAATCTTGGTGGAGATCGATCTGTCCGACAACAAAATTGAGATGATCGACAAAGACACATTTATGGGCAACGATCGCCTGCGTATACTCTATCTAAATGGCAATCCGCTGAAGAAGCTGGTGGCCTATCAGTTTCCCATACTGCCGCATTTGCGTACATTGGATCTGCATAACTGTCTGATTTCATATGTAGATCCTATGGCCTTGGCGAACCTAAATCTCTTGGAGTTTCTCTATTTGAAGAATAATCTGCTCGAGAGCCTCAGTGAATACGTCTTCCAACATATGACTAATCTGAAGACACTCGTCTTGGATGAGAATCCATGGCAGTGTAACTGCAAGCTACGCAAATTTCGCAACTGGTATGTGAAGAGCAAATTGAACAGCATCAGTCTGCTGTGTAAGGGACCGCCGGCGCAAAAAGATAAGCAGTGGGAGAATGTGGATGAAGAGCAATTCGGCTGCATGCCAAAAGTGGAGCTCTTCAACAATGAGGATGTCCAGAATATAGACATAGGAAGCAATACAACGTTCAGCTGCCTGGTATATGGTGATCCATTGCCCGAAGTCACCTGGGAGCTGAATGGTAAAATCTTGGATAATGACAATGTGATCTTCGACGCAGAGTCGATCTCGTCGGACAAACTGTGGAGTAATTTGACTGTCTTCAATATGACCAGCTTGGATGCAGGCACATACGCGTGTATTGGTGCGAATGTGGTGGGCGTGGCAACACAAAATATCAGCATATATCTGACGGAAATTGTGCAGCATGTGTTGGTCAAGACACCGGAGACCTTCTGGTACTTCGGCTTGATTATGGGCACATTCGGAACGATCTTTCTGCTCATACTCTTCTCGTTTGTGGTGTGTCTGTGCAAGCGCACTTCGCGACAGCGACGCCATCCGAAGAAATCTGGCGTAAAACCGAGCGTCAGCTTCAACGATCAAGAGAAGAAGTTGCTCGATTTGAgtataacaacaaccacagcggACCGCGGCGACAGCTGTATCATGGACAACAATACGACGACAACAATGAGTAAAACAGAATCGGTGATCGGCTTCGAGCCAATCGAAATACATGCCACGGAAAATATGCGCGCCAACCACAATCATCACCAGCTAACGCATCAACAGGCGCACCAACAACAGCTACAACATCATCACGCGCATATGGCGGGCGCGGCGGGCGGTGGCAGCGGTGGTGCTACACCAAACTCCATGATGGCGCCGAATCGCCAGCAATTGATGGCGGTGGCCGACGGTTCTTGCAGCGTAGTTGGCATACCAACCTCAATGGCATCGGGTGTCGGTGGCTCGACGCATCCGAGTACCATACCCGAAGAGTTCCCGCTGAATGTGGGCGTCTTTCCGCCACCGCCAGAGTTTTGCTCCAACATTGTGCCCAATCCCGCGTATGGTAATATCTTTATCAGCGTCTCGGTGACGCAGGATATGCTGGACGGCGCGGATATCAGCATGTATCCCGATCTCTTGAATATTCCAAAGCGTCAACTGAATGCCGACGGCAACACTGTGCAGACCGGCGTTAGCGTGACTAGCGGTCCGGTTGGTGGTAATacgaatgcaacaacaaccacaatgtTGCCTTCGGGTACAACAACGGCCGTGAATGTGTCGTCATTTGCGACGCTGCCGCGCAATCATCAACGCCGCGGCATACTTAAGAAGGACTCATCGCTGCAGCATCAACATTcactgcaacaacagcagcaacaaacgaATTTGTATCCACACGATGAAATCGTCTCGTATCACAATCTGGACACTACCTACAGTCAAGGCTATCAGGagcatcagcagcaacaacaacaacagcagcaacgccAAGCATATGCCGCCAATATAGTTGGCttgccgccgccaccaccaccacctgcCACAGCGAACCTATCAACACAGTGCCATCACAACcaggcagcggcggcggcggtggcggctgCCATCAACACCAAAGCCTGCGCGGCCTGCATAGGCACGCTCTCACCACCACCGCCTTCCTGCAGCACACCGCCCACCACCATGGATGCCACGCCGCTGCGACCGCTTTGCAAAGGCGGCGCCGGCGGTACAGCAGCGTCCGGCAATGCGGGCTTAA